TTTCTTGAAACCCGTcatgtcacattaattttagaaaatataagaaTGAAATTTTGCCAATTGACTTGAAGGAGAAAGTGGACTGAAATTGtaatagatttgattgatatgagaaaaaaaaatatatatatatattgtagtaatttttttatttaaataatagtaaaatatgattaatgTGATGCAAAAGGTAAAAATATTAGAATTGAATTTGATATGAATAGTTTGAGGTTTTTTGGAGTCCTTTGGCAAACATAGCCCAACCCGATACTTCGGAGTCTTTTgagttgaaaagaagaaaattgggGATGGGCATTCTTTGTACAAGTAcgcataaaaatatatatatcatcattgaattttgatttaatgataatttaaaaaccacattaaCATCAAGgtgataaataaagataaaaattatgaatttttatttattttttttagcttaagatatatatatatatatatatatatactcaatgcTTAGTTcctttacatatatatatttttttaaaaaaaaaaaattggatgaataaaattttcattccaacataaaacaaaacaccaagcTAGAAATCAATTATttacaacaaacaaaagaaaaccagaCCCAAAACAAACGGTCTCCTACAAAATAAATCACAAGTTAAAACTATTCTACCACCCAACAAAAAGAGAGCTCAAGTAGAAGCCATCACCCATTCTAAACCAAGATACTTAAAGGTATGCCctgattcttacaaattttgacatttttatcGGTATAATTGAATTTTCCTTTGCCCTTCTCCAAACAAATAAGCCGTAAGATTTGGTCTACAAAATTTACCCTATTACAAAATTTAATACATTTCGATGCTTCCATATTTAATACACAGTTGCTCCAAAAGCCAATTTACACAGCGCTCTGTTTTTGTCCCCTCCACGCCATATGATTACACAACATAGAAAAGTGCAAGACACATGAAACATATACCAAGAAATCTCATGGCTTGTACCGATTCATCGCTCCACCCCATCTTATCTACTCAGGGTTCTTCTAACCTGATCAGGAACACCATCAAATCATCCAAGAATTGCCTGCCCATGAATTCCTTCATCATGAAAACTCTTATCACAATTTTGATTTCAAGTAGATTGCACTTTGTGTCTTCAAATCTGCACAAGGGTCATCCTTCTCTACTCTCTCAAGATCTTCAGACTTCTCATCATCACTTTCCTCCATCTTGGCTTGAGCTCTCTGCCTACGTTTCCGCCTGGGTTTTTTTGATGAGTTCTTTTTACCAGAGATTGATCGCGAGACAATCTTATAAATCAATGTTCCACCTGCAAATATAGTAGAAACCAATATTAATGACTATTCTAAAAGAAGCGAAGGGAAAACCTAGCAAGAGATTAATCATCAGTGCATTTTGAAGACTATGTATTCCATTAAATGTAGatttgttaagccgaaccaaaCGGGTCTTAAAAAATAGAATCAATTTTCCAAAACCCAGTTTCgagtttggcaaaattttagatttaagacTTAAAACTGTAGtctaaaaatcaaaattgtgtGAAGCACAAGAGGGTCTTCAAACATTCTAGAGTTTCAGATTTGCAAACGACATTACCACAGGATGCATCTATCGATTCAGATAAGAAAGAATTGAAAAGGAGAAACCTTCAAAATGGTTAGCTAGGCCTTTCCATAACAAGCAGGGCAGAGTATGTTtggattgcgtttaagaaatacagattttaagttaaaaaaacgttttttttttgcaaaaattttatttaaatttttgccaaaagtgcatttgggtattttttaagttttttttttttatcaaattgataCCTTTTTCTTTGAACGTACTTTTTGCTCCTCAAACacgcaaacaaacaaacccttagtGCACTGTGTGAAGTGTGAACTAAATAATGAAGTTAATGAAAGATTTTATTGCATCCAAATATTGATTGATTGTACTCAAACCAAAAGTAGAAGACAAACAAAAGACCTGGGATGAACTTTAAACTTGCTTATTAAATGAACTGTTCGTGAACACGAAATTaaactcgattattaaatgatacaTACCTGTTTAAAACTTGACTCGCTCGTTTAAAGTTTGTGAGCAAACTTGCATAAAGCTTGGCTCGTTCATTAGCGCGACtcctatatatttattaatatatacatattaataaaaatagtGATAAATTCCATATATCaacctcaaactaccacctaatggAGAATGTTTcccataaacttttaattgtgacaatatcctttcaaaactaccaaaacattatcaatgttccacaaaactaacaaaaagataaaaatgtcttCATCgatttctcaataaaacaaaattatccctataaattcaaaattttaattaatttttttttaaaaaggaaatattttaatttaaaaaataataataatttgttttctctcttttttaaaaacgaattttttttaaacgaaactttattatttttttcattttaaaaaggaaatttagattaaaaaaagattttttttttaaaacgaaaatatttttttaaaaacagaaatttttatttaaaaaatattattaaaaaaaaaaaaaccgaaaattttcaatttttataaaaaagaaaattataattttttaaaattttttctaataaaaatgagtttttatttattttaaaatttggccaccgcttggattttttttttattttactaaggataATTTCGTTAATGGAGAAcactgacaatttttgatagtttgaaagaAGACATTGTCACAgttgaaagtttgaaaaaaaacattataatcaattaagtgataatttgaaaaaattatgtagACTTTCTCCTAAAAATGGTTTGCAGGGCAATAATCAAAAATATATTGAGTATAATAAGCaagagttaatatatatatataatacaaacgATATATATCCGTGTAGCCTTGCAGTAATACATCAGTTGTTGTTCACTTTTAAGTTCAAGTGTCCTTGTTGGCAGTACAAGGACAATCCTTCTACACCTAATTCCAATGAGTTTCCATCTTCCCCATAACACCAACtgtgtttgttttttcaagGTGTGCCCTTCGCACGTCTCCCATAGGCTATCCCTCTAAATCTCTTTCAGTCTTTGCTCATTCTTCCTCTTACtcttcgaattttttttttcttcatcaagCTTCGTTTCTCATGGAacatctgtttttttttcttttgatatttttttatcattttcctcTTTTGGACGAACGATTACACAAGGTTAGCGCATGGCACACCGTGACAAGGGGAGCCCGATTGCATATCGGTGCTAGCGCATGGCACACTGTGACGAGGAGGAGAAGTTGGTGCCGGTGACAAAGCTTGCgcattttgtatattttttttttcttcaaataaaaagaaatattcaaaatcaagaagttgaagaaacaaCTATCGAGTGAGTTCGACATGAAAGATTTGGGTGCAGTAAGGCCGATTCTTGGAATGAGAATAAGCAGGGACAAGCAAATGAGTACTTTGCAATTGTCTTAGGCTGAGTATCTGATTCTGAAAAGGTTTAGTATGAGTGACACTAAGCCAGTTAGCACACCCTTGGCTAGTAACTTTCGGTTATCCAACGATCAGTCTTCTAAgacagaagaagagaagaactTCACAGCTAAGGTTTCATATGCCTTAGTAATTGGAAGTTTGATATATGCCATGGTCTACATGAGACCAAATATTACTCATGCAGTGGGAGCTATGAGCAGATTTATTCAAACCCCAAGAAGCAACATTGGAGGCAGTGAAGTGGATACTAAGGTATCTACAAGGTACAACTGATAGATGCCTATATTTTAGAGAAGGCGAGCTACGACTATAAGGATTTGTAGATATAGACTTTGCTGGAAAGGTAGACCACAAGAGAAGTACTACCTGATATGTATTCACAGTGAGTACTACTACAATGAATTGGATTTCGCAAATACAAAATATTGTTGCCTTATCCACCACAGAGGCAGAGTACGTGGCTATGACTGAGGTCAGTAAAGAGATGATTTGGTTACAGAGATTGTTGGCAAAAATGGGTTAGGTGAAGAATGTTTTGCACAGTGAGAGATTGCTATACACTTGGCAAAGAATTCAGCATTTTATTCAAGAACTAAGTACATAGGACTTCGTTATCACTTTGTCAGATCACTCCTGGAAGAAGAGATTTTGACACTTGAGAAGATCTAGGGTAGCAAGAATTCAGCTAACATGTTAACCAAGATAGTTACTATAGAGAAATTGAAGTTGTGCTTAACTTCAATTGGTCTTTAGGCTTGAGGACAAGTGGACGAGTTGCAGTAGTGGCTACGACAATTTTGCGAAAATTGTTGAGATTCAAACTCATTAGTCTCCAAGTgagaaattgttgaaaaatgaaGCCGAATGAGTAAACAATAGTAGTCATTTTATAGAAGCCTTGAATGAAGACTTTGAgagttgttgcaccaaccatggGCTTTCAAGGTTATCAAGCTGCATTTGAACTCTTCCCACCAAGCCTGAAGCAGCAAGCTTCAGTGTTTATAGAGTAGAgtagagaagaagaaaggagagAAGCTAAAGGGGCAATAGCCATTTCGCCATATAGAGATAAATATGagagtttgaaagaaaagaatatagaGAGATAAGTCTAGTATAAGGCATATAAATTGTAGAACACTACAGAGGAGAATTGTGTGCAATCTCTCTCAGAAAATATCTCTTGTAAACTCTCATTGTAATTTTCTCCTAAATATAGTGAAATCTCTGCAACTCGGTGGATGTAAGCAGTATTGGccgaaccacgtataaattCTTGTCTTGTGGTTTTGTGtgtgttgttgtttttcttggcAGATTGAATCTTAAGATCTTGCAGAAGAATTAGTGGCGCCTAATTCCCCAACATACATGCCATATGATTACACACAGTGAGATGCGGACATCCCTTTttatggttgtttttttttttttcagtcctTTTTATGGTTGTTATGGGCTCCATAATATATTACATGCCATATCATTACACAACATAGAAAAATGTCATGGCTAGTAACCATTTCATCACTCCATGCACCTATCTTATCCACTTAGGGTTCTTCCTAGTTCTTCCAACCCACTTTTTAATGATTTCCTCCATTTTGGCTACCATGGTTTGCAATGCCTTCATCACCCCTTCATTACACTCACACTTCTTTTCACCACGAATTGATCGCCAGATAATCTCACTAATCAATGTTCCACCTGCAAATGAAACCAATAATGACTATTGTACAAGAAGGGAAAACCTAGGAAAATATTTGATCATCAATGCATTTTGAAGACTTCACAGGTTCACAAAGAAAACCCACAACTTCATAAATAATACAATAGCTTGCTTTGTCGTGTTCTATTTTTACTTCCACTAAACCTTCAGGATGGTTCAGCATTTGCATAACATGTAGAGCATGGCATTAGACACCCTTTGTTAGTGCCCCGTGTGAACcgtgaacatttttttttttttttataataatgtaatctcattaaaataggagaggggcacaaccctaacactcagaaaatataaaagagaaccTTTCAAATCAAgagaaaaagatgaacaaatttcaaaatgtcagcaaaaaaaaaaaaaaaaaagaggaaaaaaaatgctatgATCTATGTACTAATATCCATGTGTATAAAACGTTAAACGTAAACCTTTTCAACTCCACCGTCGAAGTCTCTATATCTTCAAAGCTATGTGCATTTAGTTCTCTCCAAATACATcacattaaatacaataaaaccaacctccaaactttcaaaatgtTATAAAATCACACCTGACATCTTGAATTTACCAACAACTCTCTCATCCtcctaggcataacccaaccaATACCAATGGAATTGAAAAGTGAGCCAATAATGAACTTAATGAAAGATTACAGCATATGCATCAAAATATTGATTGTTCCATTAATTAAGATTCTCGTTCTCCATAGAAATaggggagaagagaagaggcgGCATAATTGAGTTAACGTTTCTTTACCTCCTGCACGGTGTCGTTTGAATTAAAAAGTCTAGAGGGTAATATAGACCTCTAAAATTATAGGagttctttttcttcaatcctGACCATTCATAAAATTATAGGATCCCGAATCTGCAGTGAAAAATGCAATTTAATGGCCAATCCGTAAAGCATTGCTCCATTGTTCTCACTTCCCAAGATAAACTACGAGTATTACAGGTTATTCTTGTGTCTTTTGACACTTTTTATATGAGTCTTAAAATTATGAACTTAGagtattattgaattttgattgagttatttatttatttatttttagaggtCTCAAGAGTATAAGTTTCTCGAGGAGTTTTtacacattttaaattttttttttaaaagttagttttaaaatgatgtgtcactatcttatgatttattattttaaaaagtgtgttaTCAACTCATAAGATAGCACATCATTTAAGAacaacttttaaataaaaaatcatgacatgtctagcatttctcaacTTTCAATGCTACAAAGTAATCCTTTCGATACTTGCAAACATTCGTGAAtttagaagaaagaaagaagaacacAAACAAAAGAGGTGGAGTGTGAAATGCGAGTAATAGACCTGGGATGCTCTTGAGACCCTCCTGGCAGCTATAAATGGCGGCGTTTTTGGCCAGATCGACTGCGATCGGGGCGATCTTGGCCCGGGTTTTCTTGTCCGACAGCTTCTGGGTGGCTTTGATCCTACCGTTGTTGATCTCGGTAACGGCTGCCGAGCCGTAACCACGAGCGCTCGAGCACCAGCCCTTAAGTGAGTCACCTATTGAGCAAAGGAAACCCCAAATCcccatctccctctctctctctctctctccccctctgaTCTCTCTCAAAAGGAAAAGCAAGATGGCAACTTTGGTTTTCTTACGATGTAGTACATGCGAGTGGACTGTCCAATGCTTTAAAGATGTCGACTCGTCCAAAAGAAAAATTCGACTTTCcgaattattttcaaaatataatgcATAATAAAAAAGGACCgggttttcttttaaattgggttagaAAAACTTTCTTCGACTcattctataaaaataatacataaatatataagatgtacatatttattaataatagggataaagttgaaataaataatatattaaaaataatatgtgttgtgcatgagtttttaatatattatttattcaaactttgtctctgttattaaaaaatatatgcatctcacatgttattaaaaaaagacacATATCATATTTATATGCTGAGTTGAAGAAAGTTTCtccaactcaatttaaaagaaaattatgtccataaaaaaataaaattgttatatatatatatatatatatatatatatatatatatttgataattattttgtaatgttaATACGATAGTTTCGATCGAGTCTTAAAATggccttgttaaaaaaaatatatttaaaagttGGTTAAAGCTGAAACTGTGACGTTaacattatgaaataaaaatagggataaatgtaaaatcaattTATATAGTTGACCTAAATGATTCGCtcattgtggtataaaaataaTTCACTTTGGGgtaagttaaaataataatttagtctaTACACTCAAATTTCGTCTAAACACTTGACGGATTCTATTAATATATCACATCAGcaccaataaaataatgatatatgtcgctcttaaaaaaaatatataaatatattaaatataaacatataaaacttaacttaaaaaattaaattgttcgtttttaaatcattgaaaaaagaaaaaaaatccacataCTCCATAGCTTTGGAAAGACATCCACGAAATATGCCCATCGAATTTCATTTGGGTCGCTCTTCTCGGATCCTGCCGAATCCATAAAAACATTGAGTAGGGCGGAGATTGGAGCAAAGAAACAATTTCAGTTATAACCATTTAACTCTGCTAATTATTTCTTGATTATGAGCTTATATGCCAATTTCAAATAGATGGGGAGGATTAGGAGCGTCTTAAAGACTTGATGGGTCTCGACTCTTGAAGGGGGTAAGAGCCAAGCACGTGTGGAGCTGAAAATGCAGGGGATTAATAGCACGATTTGCCCGAGGGGCGttatatttataaaagtgatattcTCTTTTCAAGTAATGCTACCATCTCATCTTACATGACTATTGTTTTATAAAGatacagaagaagaaaaaaaaaaaatttactccaCTCTCtcatatttctttcaaaaaacaatatccacgtaagatcaaagaaaatacaaggagaacattataaaaaattgcaacATTTATCTTTTCTAAAAAGGAGAaggaattttttaatataagaaaaGAGAAACCATTTCTTCATATTGATATGTTATTACTATTGTTTTAtgtatgagaaatgctataaataTCAAATCTTATATTAAAATGATGATGTGATAGTTTATAGTCATTCGAGATCACTGGGGGGTGATGTAGGCAGCCCAGTGTATCAGTCGAGCGGGTTGCTGTGTCCCAATTGTTGCAGAGGCGATGGCGGCTTTAGAGGCGCTCAATTTCTGTCGCCAACTGGAGCCTTAGGCCCTACACGTGGAAGGCGATGCTAAACTAATTGAGGACTCGGTGCTAGCGTCGGAGCCCATTTGGAGCAAAGTGGGACATTTGGTGGAGCATATTCGGATTGTACTTCAGGGTTTCCCTCAATGGAAAATGGGGCATGGCAGACGTGAGACAAATAAGGCAGCCCATAGGCTAGCCAAATTAGCCTCCAGTCAAGAAATAACGAAAACATGGATAGGAATACCGCCCGATTGTATTGCTGATATTATTAGGGTGGAGCAATTTGCTCTCACTCTATGATGATTCAATGAAATCTtatgagttttcaaaaaaaagtttattcaTTGGTACTAgtaacatttttctaaattaattattttgatattttcctatATTTAATACTCATAATATTTCTCCTTTTCAAATGCCCTCCTTTCCTGACTACCTTCTGTTCATCTTGAATTGCTCCATAATTACATGCCATATCATTACACAACATAGAAAAATGTCAGACACAcgaaacatatatataccagGAAATCTCATGGCTTGCTAGTAATTGACCATTTCATCACTCCACCCACGTTATCTAAATATCTACTTAGGGTTCTTCCTAGTTCTTCCAACCTCAGGAACCATCAGATCATCCAAGAATATGAATTCCTTCTTCATAAAAGCTCTTATCACATCTTCAGGTTTCTTATAAGCGTTTGACTTCAAATCTGCGCAAGGCTGATGATGCTTCTGATCTGCTCTCTCAAGATCACCTTCAGACTTCTTCTTAATGA
This genomic interval from Corylus avellana chromosome ca3, CavTom2PMs-1.0 contains the following:
- the LOC132176177 gene encoding uncharacterized protein LOC132176177, coding for MGIWGFLCSIGDSLKGWCSSARGYGSAAVTEINNGRIKATQKLSDKKTRAKIAPIAVDLAKNAAIYSCQEGLKSIPGGTLISEIIWRSIRGEKKCECNEGVMKALQTMVAKMEEIIKKWVGRTRKNPKWIR